The following are encoded in a window of Nitrospinota bacterium genomic DNA:
- the trpA gene encoding tryptophan synthase subunit alpha: MNRIDKVFLDLKKRKKTGLITFITAGDPDLRMTKSLVLEMEKNGADIIELGVPFTDPLADGPTIQKASLRALKNNTSLKDVIGLIRDIRKDSQIPLVIMSSYNPILRYGEEKFIKDACVSGLDGAIIPDLPPEEGENLIRESESVGLNLIFLIAPTTPHKRAKLIAEKSRGFIYYISLLGITGERKGLSREIKKGISKIRNLTDKPVAVGFGISSPEQIEALSSIADGVIIGSAIVKVIEKNLKNQRLISSVGKFVNLLKKSIH; encoded by the coding sequence ATGAATCGAATAGACAAGGTATTCCTTGATCTCAAAAAAAGAAAAAAAACAGGCCTTATTACATTTATAACTGCTGGAGATCCTGATTTAAGAATGACAAAATCTCTTGTGTTGGAAATGGAGAAAAATGGAGCTGATATTATTGAATTGGGTGTTCCCTTCACTGACCCTCTGGCAGATGGTCCCACGATTCAAAAAGCTTCACTACGGGCATTGAAGAACAATACATCCTTAAAGGATGTCATTGGTTTAATAAGGGATATAAGAAAAGACTCTCAAATTCCTCTTGTTATTATGTCTAGCTATAACCCAATCCTAAGATATGGTGAGGAGAAGTTTATAAAGGATGCATGTGTATCAGGACTAGATGGAGCTATCATTCCTGATCTACCTCCAGAAGAGGGGGAAAATCTCATTAGAGAATCAGAATCAGTTGGATTAAATCTCATCTTTTTGATTGCACCTACAACCCCTCATAAAAGAGCTAAATTAATAGCTGAGAAAAGCAGAGGGTTTATATACTATATTTCTTTGTTAGGAATTACAGGTGAAAGAAAGGGTTTATCTAGAGAAATAAAAAAAGGAATTTCCAAGATAAGGAATCTTACAGATAAACCAGTTGCGGTTGGTTTTGGGATTTCAAGCCCTGAACAGATAGAGGCCTTGTCTTCGATTGCAGATGGAGTAATTATTGGGAGTGCAATCGTTAAGGTAATTGAGAAAAATCTTAAGAACCAAAGATTGATAAGCAGTGTAGGGAAATTTGTCAATCTTCTAAAAAAGAGTATTCATTAA